The following proteins come from a genomic window of Flavobacterium eburneipallidum:
- the pheS gene encoding phenylalanine--tRNA ligase subunit alpha translates to MIDKIKEYIGEAQAFSTQNKEELEAFRIKFLGSKGLLKDFFAEFKNVPNDQKKEFGQVINLLKSSAEEKVKSIQESLESKEESKGVYGDLTRSAEPVIIGSRHPISLVKNQIIDIFSNVGFNVSEGPEIEDDWHNFTALNLPEYHPARDMQDTFFIQTNPDILLRTHTSSVQVRYMENNKPPIRTISPGRVFRNEAVSSRSHCIFHQVEGLYIDKDVSFADLKQTLLYFTKEMFGKSKIRLRPSYFPFTEPSAEIDIYWGLKTETDYRITKGTGWLEIGGCGMVDPNVLKNCNINPEEYTGFAFGMGIERIAMLLYQIGDIRMFYENDVRFLEQFRASI, encoded by the coding sequence ATGATAGACAAGATAAAAGAATATATTGGCGAAGCACAAGCTTTTTCAACACAAAACAAAGAAGAACTAGAAGCATTTAGAATCAAATTTCTGGGAAGCAAAGGACTTTTGAAAGATTTTTTCGCCGAATTCAAAAACGTACCAAACGACCAAAAAAAGGAATTCGGACAAGTAATCAATTTGCTGAAATCTTCTGCAGAAGAAAAAGTAAAATCCATTCAGGAATCTTTAGAAAGTAAAGAAGAAAGCAAAGGAGTTTATGGTGATTTAACACGTTCAGCAGAGCCAGTAATCATTGGCTCACGTCATCCAATATCATTGGTCAAAAACCAAATTATCGACATCTTTTCCAATGTTGGTTTCAACGTTTCCGAAGGACCGGAAATTGAGGACGATTGGCATAATTTCACCGCATTGAACTTGCCGGAATACCATCCGGCGCGTGATATGCAGGATACCTTTTTCATTCAAACCAATCCCGATATTTTGTTGCGTACCCACACTTCATCCGTGCAAGTGCGTTATATGGAAAATAACAAACCGCCAATTAGAACGATTTCTCCAGGAAGAGTTTTCCGTAATGAAGCCGTTTCATCGCGTTCGCATTGTATTTTTCACCAAGTGGAAGGATTATATATTGACAAAGACGTTTCTTTTGCCGATTTGAAGCAAACACTTTTATATTTCACCAAAGAAATGTTTGGGAAATCAAAAATCCGTCTTCGTCCTTCTTATTTTCCATTCACAGAACCAAGTGCCGAAATTGACATTTACTGGGGTTTGAAAACCGAAACCGACTATAGAATCACCAAAGGAACCGGTTGGCTGGAAATTGGTGGTTGCGGAATGGTCGATCCAAATGTTTTGAAAAATTGTAACATTAACCCAGAGGAATACACCGGTTTTGCTTTTGGAATGGGAATCGAAAGAATTGCCATGTTGTTGTATCAAATTGGTGACATCCGTATGTTCTACGAAAATGACGTTCGTTTTTTAGAGCAATTCAGAGCAAGTATATAA
- a CDS encoding T9SS type A sorting domain-containing protein yields the protein MRSYSFIITYCLLSCFAMMGQSKISNIEYFFDTDPGVGNATNVAVSSTPTLNENVTLSINSLSSGIHILHMRSKNEANKWSLYGRQPFYIANFSAALNNTIIAAEYFFDTDPGTGNATVLNISSGSNLDTRFAIPLTSVATGIHILHLRVKNNLNQWGLYARQAFYKSPQILGNNIVAAEYFLDADPGVGNGEVLPISQGVQLNEFLSIPLTAVSEGVHILHIRVKNNSNQWGMYARQVFYKSPKVLGNELIAAEYFIDEDPGVGAATPIAITQGQSVDEVLNITIPQNLKEGDHVLHLRVKRNDGKWSLYGRPEFETSLSVGNLNFENLKLYPNPVTDILNLSLPNETLEHIKIIDSTGKMVFEQSNNLQQLNVSNLATGMYLLQIKTSNGAISKKIIKK from the coding sequence ATGAGAAGTTATTCCTTTATTATAACATACTGTCTCCTCTCTTGTTTTGCAATGATGGGACAGTCTAAAATATCAAACATAGAATATTTTTTTGATACCGATCCTGGGGTTGGAAATGCAACTAATGTAGCTGTCTCCAGCACTCCAACACTCAACGAAAATGTGACTTTATCCATAAACAGCTTAAGTTCTGGGATTCATATTTTGCACATGAGGAGTAAAAATGAAGCTAATAAATGGAGTCTTTATGGAAGACAACCATTCTATATTGCCAATTTCAGTGCTGCTTTAAATAATACCATAATCGCAGCAGAATATTTTTTCGATACCGATCCTGGAACTGGAAATGCCACAGTATTGAACATTTCTTCTGGGTCAAATTTGGATACTAGGTTTGCGATTCCTTTAACTTCTGTAGCAACAGGAATTCACATCTTACATCTTCGAGTGAAGAATAATTTAAACCAGTGGGGATTATACGCTCGACAGGCATTTTATAAATCACCACAGATTTTGGGTAACAACATTGTTGCCGCAGAGTATTTCCTAGATGCGGATCCAGGAGTTGGAAATGGCGAAGTTTTGCCTATTTCTCAAGGTGTTCAATTAAATGAATTTCTTTCAATACCCTTAACAGCAGTTTCAGAAGGTGTTCACATACTTCACATTCGTGTAAAAAATAATTCGAACCAGTGGGGAATGTATGCACGGCAGGTATTCTACAAATCACCAAAAGTTTTAGGCAATGAACTTATTGCCGCCGAATATTTTATTGACGAAGATCCTGGCGTAGGCGCAGCCACACCCATAGCGATTACACAAGGTCAAAGCGTGGATGAAGTGCTTAATATTACCATCCCTCAAAACCTTAAAGAAGGCGACCACGTTTTGCACTTGCGTGTAAAACGAAACGACGGCAAATGGAGTTTGTACGGACGACCAGAGTTTGAAACTTCACTCTCGGTGGGTAATCTAAATTTTGAAAATCTTAAACTCTATCCTAACCCCGTTACTGATATTTTGAATCTATCCTTGCCTAACGAAACCCTCGAACATATTAAAATTATTGACAGCACAGGAAAAATGGTGTTTGAACAATCCAATAATTTACAACAGTTGAATGTAAGCAATCTCGCCACAGGTATGTATTTGTTGCAGATAAAAACATCCAATGGTGCGATATCAAAAAAAATAATTAAAAAGTAA